A single window of Corythoichthys intestinalis isolate RoL2023-P3 chromosome 21, ASM3026506v1, whole genome shotgun sequence DNA harbors:
- the si:dkey-21c1.1 gene encoding protein FAM104A, producing the protein MLTDNRKRHRSSDSEENQQLSPQAKRSGRGPCLLVSDVDSESSSSDSSSGACSTDRPMVVTSRPCIHSQSNRIPQCSLSTKPKDSAISAPRGFHGDGSTFSYDSINKVLREAHFSSLQTRGRPGST; encoded by the exons ATGCTGACAGATAACAG AAAGCGCCACCGAAGCAGTGATAGTGAGGAAAATCAACAGCTGAGCCCTCAGGCCAAGAGGTCAGGCAGGGGTCCTTGCCTACTTGTATCCGATGTGGACTCTGAG TCGTCAAGCAGTGACAGCAGCAGCGGTGCCTGCAGTACGGACAGACCTATGGTGGTCACGAGCAGGCCGTGCATCCACAGCCAGAGCAACCGCATTCCCCAGTGCTCCCTCAGCACCAAGCCCAAGGACTCGGCGATCTCGGCACCGCGCGGTTTCCATGGCGATGGCAGCACTTTCTCCTACGACTCCATCAACAAAGTGCTGAGAGAGGCGCACTTCAGCAGTCTACAGACAAGAGGCCGCCCGGGTTCAACATGA